The following are encoded together in the Tatumella ptyseos genome:
- a CDS encoding lipopolysaccharide biosynthesis protein, with protein MKVYFFNWTADYERISIDYLRSKSSVDDIKIKKDLWRWHKRLRHVGFPSDLLIRRYIKKKLKDINDDDLIIFKDDRLHTPMIQSFLKELPGKKILLLRNPVSSNYVSNVRVHFQSIYTFEKDKSEQFGIKYTPQFLPIGYSDLNRFNSLTLNNKNKNCFFLGRDKSRVSILTMLSEKLKKVGCNIDFSIVKDKTSTINSDFYIEEEIPYYHSLLKMILSDVIVEINQDGQTGYTLRTMEALCFNKKLISNNLNLLNEPFYSSERIFIIGVRRWEELEVFLASEISPLDEDTLYKHSPDFMFNTLLIDSDNADNLLI; from the coding sequence ATGAAAGTTTATTTTTTTAATTGGACTGCTGATTACGAAAGGATTTCGATAGATTATCTTCGTAGTAAATCATCTGTTGATGATATAAAAATAAAAAAAGATCTTTGGCGGTGGCATAAACGACTTCGACATGTCGGTTTCCCTTCCGATCTACTTATACGTAGATACATAAAAAAGAAACTAAAGGATATTAATGATGACGATTTGATAATCTTTAAAGATGATAGATTACATACACCTATGATTCAGTCCTTTTTAAAAGAACTACCAGGAAAAAAAATACTTTTACTTAGAAATCCGGTAAGCAGTAATTATGTCTCTAATGTAAGGGTTCACTTTCAGTCAATTTATACATTTGAAAAAGATAAATCTGAACAATTTGGTATAAAATATACACCTCAATTTTTACCTATTGGTTATTCAGATTTGAATAGATTCAACTCACTAACGTTAAACAACAAAAATAAAAATTGTTTTTTCCTCGGTAGGGATAAATCAAGAGTTTCAATTTTAACAATGCTATCCGAAAAGCTAAAAAAAGTTGGCTGCAATATAGACTTTTCAATCGTCAAAGATAAAACATCAACCATTAACTCTGATTTTTATATTGAAGAAGAAATACCTTATTATCATAGCCTATTAAAGATGATCCTATCTGATGTTATTGTTGAAATAAACCAAGATGGTCAAACAGGTTATACGCTTAGAACTATGGAAGCCCTTTGCTTTAATAAGAAGCTCATTTCAAACAATTTGAATTTATTGAATGAACCATTTTACTCATCAGAAAGAATTTTTATTATTGGAGTTAGAAGATGGGAGGAATTAGAAGTTTTTTTAGCTTCTGAAATCTCACCTCTAGACGAAGATACTCTCTATAAACATAGTCCTGATTTTATGTTTAATACATTACTAATAGATTCGGATAACGCTGATAATTTACTTATATAG
- a CDS encoding SDR family oxidoreductase yields the protein MSDVIVVIGSGAIAQAIARRVSVGKKILLADINIETAKSVEETLKKAGFEVSTTHVDVSSRDSIEALVATATALGEIKGVIHTAGLSPSQSAAQNLLRVDLYGSAVVFEAFGKVMAAGGSGVVIGSQSSHRLAVDALSQKTADDLALLSPEALIDLPWIKEIDDSLYAYQIAKRGNALRVASEAVKWGKRGARINCISAGIVYTPLAYDELTSAERGEYYRTMLANSPAGRGGTPDEIGDLAEFLFGPKGTYISGSDILIDGGVTASIKYP from the coding sequence ATGTCAGACGTTATTGTTGTAATCGGTAGTGGTGCTATTGCTCAAGCTATCGCACGCCGCGTCAGCGTAGGTAAAAAAATTCTCCTTGCTGATATCAATATTGAGACGGCGAAATCGGTAGAAGAGACCTTAAAGAAAGCCGGTTTTGAGGTCAGTACCACGCATGTAGATGTTTCTTCTCGTGATTCTATTGAGGCGTTAGTCGCCACCGCGACGGCGCTAGGTGAAATAAAAGGCGTTATCCATACGGCGGGGCTTTCCCCCTCTCAATCGGCAGCACAAAATCTACTACGGGTCGATCTCTACGGGTCTGCAGTGGTATTTGAAGCCTTTGGTAAAGTTATGGCTGCTGGCGGTTCAGGGGTAGTAATCGGTTCTCAATCCAGCCATCGGTTAGCCGTCGATGCGCTTTCGCAAAAAACCGCGGATGATCTAGCCCTGTTATCCCCCGAGGCGCTGATCGATTTGCCGTGGATCAAAGAGATTGACGACAGCTTATATGCCTACCAAATCGCTAAGCGAGGCAATGCGCTACGCGTTGCATCTGAAGCCGTCAAGTGGGGTAAACGGGGGGCGCGGATCAACTGTATTAGCGCGGGCATCGTCTATACCCCTTTAGCCTATGACGAACTGACTAGCGCTGAACGTGGGGAGTATTACCGTACTATGCTGGCAAATTCGCCAGCAGGTCGTGGAGGCACCCCAGATGAGATTGGTGATCTTGCCGAGTTCCTTTTTGGACCAAAAGGAACCTATATCAGTGGTAGCGATATATTAATCGATGGAGGAGTTACTGCTTCTATTAAGTATCCTTAG
- a CDS encoding zinc-dependent alcohol dehydrogenase family protein, protein MFATMMYGAGDVRYEEVADPKILAPTDAIIQLAVTSICGSDLWPYRGYGDFDGPKAMGHEYCGVVVEIGSEVKTVKKGQFVVGSFCLSDNTCPHCQYGFQSSCQQREFMTGAQAPYARIPLADGTLVGLDHLPDPSLYPDLQAVSDVLGTGWYAADAARVTPGSTAVVIGDGAVGLMAVIAAKHYGAERIIAMSRHPSRQALAKAFGATDIVAERGEEGIARVMELTRGIGAESVLECVGMEQSMQQATSIVRPGGMIGYVGVPHGVTFDGQKMFFAQSGMLGGPAPVRRFLPELLDLTLARKIQPGKVFDLVLPLSDVAEGYAAMDQRKAIKTLLTL, encoded by the coding sequence ATGTTTGCAACGATGATGTACGGTGCGGGCGATGTCCGTTACGAAGAGGTTGCCGATCCGAAAATACTCGCGCCAACAGACGCCATTATTCAACTTGCGGTAACCAGTATCTGTGGATCAGATCTCTGGCCTTATCGCGGCTACGGCGATTTTGATGGCCCTAAAGCGATGGGCCATGAGTACTGCGGTGTGGTGGTAGAAATCGGTAGTGAAGTCAAAACGGTAAAAAAAGGGCAATTCGTAGTCGGGTCATTCTGCCTATCAGACAATACCTGTCCTCATTGCCAATATGGTTTTCAATCCTCCTGTCAGCAACGTGAGTTTATGACCGGTGCTCAGGCACCCTATGCCCGCATTCCGTTAGCGGACGGGACATTAGTCGGGCTCGACCATTTACCCGATCCCTCGCTCTATCCTGATCTCCAAGCAGTTTCTGATGTATTAGGTACAGGTTGGTATGCGGCCGATGCAGCAAGGGTGACGCCGGGGTCCACCGCAGTAGTCATTGGTGATGGGGCAGTAGGCTTAATGGCGGTGATTGCCGCTAAACACTACGGCGCCGAACGCATTATTGCGATGAGTCGCCATCCTTCACGCCAAGCCTTAGCTAAAGCGTTTGGTGCGACAGATATCGTGGCCGAACGGGGTGAAGAAGGCATTGCACGAGTAATGGAGCTAACACGAGGGATTGGAGCCGAATCGGTCTTAGAGTGTGTGGGGATGGAGCAGTCGATGCAGCAAGCTACCAGTATTGTTCGACCTGGCGGTATGATCGGTTATGTCGGCGTACCGCATGGCGTTACCTTTGACGGGCAGAAGATGTTTTTCGCTCAATCGGGGATGTTAGGCGGCCCTGCGCCAGTAAGACGCTTTCTACCTGAACTACTCGACCTCACCTTGGCGCGCAAAATCCAGCCAGGAAAAGTCTTTGATTTAGTGCTGCCGTTATCCGATGTCGCAGAAGGCTATGCCGCCATGGATCAGCGTAAAGCAATCAAAACATTACTCACTCTATAG
- a CDS encoding ABC transporter substrate-binding protein: MKKTLISLLFTASLTALSAQSATPPNTLVVAQSLDDAISFDPAQGFETSTVQAFTSLYQRLLQSDPSHPVDLRPTLATHWQAGSDNRSLTFTLRDGATFASGNPVRPEDVIFSLSRVIKLNLEPSFVLTQLGWNAKNIDSQLTKTSANQVTLHWDAAVSPAFVLSLLSAPVASIVDEKEALSHQVNNDMGHQWLSSHSAGSGPYQIRRYVPHEVLLMTANPRSPAGAPKLSTLLIKNVPEAATRRLLIEQGDADIARNLGSDQFSALQHKSGVTPVSVPIASLYYLLFNTQSSAALNNPAFWEASRYLFDYDGIANGLLKGQFSIHQSFLPSGYLGALNDTPYTYNPEKAKAILAKAGLSNISFKVVVNNQPPYLDIAQALQASFAKGGVKIELIPSLSSEVTAKMASHQFDATVTSWGPDYFDPNTNAAAFATNPEDGSSTLAYRAGWHIPELTAETHKAVALTDNAQRAALYEKLQRQVQKSSPYVIGLQAHQLIALRSNIKGYQQGMNPDMVYYNQVTK; this comes from the coding sequence ATGAAAAAAACGTTGATAAGTCTTTTATTCACCGCATCGCTGACTGCGCTCTCCGCACAGAGTGCCACGCCGCCAAATACCTTAGTGGTCGCGCAATCGCTAGATGATGCCATTAGCTTTGACCCCGCTCAGGGCTTTGAAACTTCTACCGTCCAAGCTTTTACTAGCTTATACCAACGCTTACTACAGTCGGATCCCTCGCACCCTGTCGATTTACGCCCAACACTGGCGACGCATTGGCAAGCCGGAAGCGATAATCGGAGTCTGACCTTCACCTTACGTGACGGGGCAACCTTTGCCAGCGGTAATCCTGTGCGTCCTGAAGATGTGATCTTCTCATTATCACGCGTCATCAAGTTAAACTTAGAACCCTCCTTCGTACTGACACAGCTTGGCTGGAATGCAAAAAATATCGATAGCCAGCTGACCAAGACCAGCGCTAATCAGGTTACGCTACATTGGGATGCGGCAGTCAGTCCAGCCTTTGTACTCAGCCTGCTCTCGGCACCGGTTGCCTCTATCGTTGATGAGAAAGAAGCATTAAGTCACCAAGTTAACAACGACATGGGCCATCAGTGGCTATCTAGCCATTCAGCGGGTAGCGGTCCTTATCAAATTCGTCGCTACGTTCCTCATGAAGTCCTATTGATGACGGCCAACCCGCGCTCGCCAGCCGGTGCCCCCAAACTCAGCACCCTATTAATTAAAAATGTTCCCGAAGCGGCAACACGTCGTCTCTTAATTGAGCAAGGGGATGCGGATATTGCGCGTAATCTAGGAAGTGATCAGTTCAGTGCGCTACAACATAAATCCGGTGTCACGCCAGTCTCTGTCCCTATTGCCTCGCTTTACTACCTGCTCTTTAATACCCAATCTTCCGCGGCGCTTAACAACCCCGCTTTCTGGGAAGCCTCGCGTTATCTATTTGATTACGATGGTATTGCGAATGGCTTGTTAAAAGGGCAATTCTCAATTCACCAATCGTTCTTACCCAGCGGCTATTTAGGCGCCCTCAATGATACGCCTTATACCTATAACCCGGAGAAAGCAAAAGCCATCTTAGCGAAAGCTGGCCTCTCTAATATCTCCTTTAAGGTTGTGGTCAATAACCAACCGCCTTACTTAGATATTGCGCAAGCGCTGCAAGCCAGCTTTGCGAAAGGTGGGGTTAAGATTGAGCTGATTCCAAGCCTAAGCAGTGAAGTGACCGCTAAGATGGCAAGCCATCAGTTCGATGCAACCGTTACCTCATGGGGCCCCGACTATTTTGACCCCAATACCAATGCCGCTGCCTTTGCCACTAATCCAGAAGATGGCAGCAGTACCCTTGCTTATCGCGCTGGCTGGCATATCCCTGAGTTAACGGCTGAAACACACAAAGCCGTGGCGTTAACCGATAACGCCCAACGTGCGGCACTGTATGAAAAATTACAGCGGCAAGTACAGAAAAGCTCACCTTATGTCATCGGTTTACAAGCTCACCAGTTGATTGCCTTACGAAGCAACATTAAAGGGTATCAGCAAGGCATGAACCCTGACATGGTCTATTACAACCAGGTAACGAAATAA